Proteins from a single region of Planctomycetia bacterium:
- a CDS encoding dienelactone hydrolase family protein yields MNRIDMLGDRTRRDAPSADFAAELAADLAGDFGAARAVQAGGDGLSTLFGPVHYETNYAYPLLVWMHGRGQTERQLVKVMPLISLRNYVAVAPRGTVRTEEVRRVAGPASTGRPSFTWSQRPEAVDVAIQRIFSAVDEAREQYHIARHRIFLAGVDAGGTMAWRAALAHPDRFAGAISFGGPFPEGRSPLSRLLEARRLPLFLAHGRDDASFSEARVSEQLRLFHSAGLQVSMRQYPCGAQLAPQMLTDIDRWMMDVVTGATTCVD; encoded by the coding sequence ATGAATCGTATCGACATGCTCGGCGACCGGACGCGGCGCGATGCCCCTTCGGCCGATTTCGCCGCCGAATTGGCTGCCGATCTTGCCGGCGACTTCGGCGCCGCTCGAGCCGTGCAAGCCGGGGGCGACGGTCTTTCGACCCTCTTCGGGCCCGTGCATTACGAGACGAACTACGCCTATCCGCTACTGGTGTGGATGCACGGTCGCGGACAAACCGAACGGCAACTCGTGAAGGTGATGCCGCTCATTAGTTTGCGTAACTACGTGGCCGTAGCGCCGCGCGGAACGGTTCGCACGGAAGAAGTTCGCCGTGTCGCCGGACCCGCCTCGACGGGCCGTCCGTCGTTCACCTGGTCGCAACGTCCGGAAGCGGTCGACGTCGCGATTCAACGTATTTTCTCCGCGGTCGATGAAGCGCGCGAGCAGTACCACATTGCGCGGCATCGGATTTTTCTGGCCGGTGTCGATGCCGGCGGCACGATGGCTTGGCGCGCAGCGCTCGCGCATCCCGATCGCTTTGCCGGCGCGATCTCGTTCGGCGGCCCGTTTCCCGAAGGGCGTTCGCCGCTGTCGCGGCTGCTCGAAGCACGCCGGTTGCCGTTGTTCCTCGCGCATGGTCGCGACGACGCGTCGTTCTCCGAAGCACGCGTAAGCGAACAGCTGCGCTTGTTCCACTCGGCGGGGCTGCAAGTCTCGATGCGTCAATATCCGTGCGGCGCTCAGCTTGCGCCGCAGATGCTGACGGATATCGATCGTTGGATGATGGACGTCGTCACCGGCGCAACGACCTGCGTCGACTAG
- the fliE gene encoding flagellar hook-basal body complex protein FliE: MALPITGLASTIPAIPLPPSIGKSEGAAGGSFQNFLADSLKQVNSMQAEANQAVESMATGGEVNPAEVLTAVQKADLAFRLTMQIRNKLVAAYQEIQNIRI, translated from the coding sequence ATGGCTCTTCCCATCACCGGCCTCGCGAGCACGATTCCCGCGATTCCGTTGCCGCCGTCTATCGGCAAGAGCGAGGGAGCGGCAGGAGGATCGTTTCAAAATTTTCTCGCCGACTCGTTGAAGCAAGTCAACTCGATGCAAGCGGAAGCGAATCAAGCGGTCGAGTCGATGGCGACGGGTGGCGAAGTGAATCCGGCCGAAGTGCTCACCGCGGTGCAGAAGGCCGACCTCGCGTTTCGTCTGACGATGCAGATTCGCAACAAGCTCGTCGCGGCTTATCAAGAAATACAAAACATTCGGATCTAA
- the mdh gene encoding malate dehydrogenase: MRRAKITIVGAGNVGATTAHWCAAAELGDIVLLDIPMTEGMPKGKALDLMQASPIVGFDSNIVGTTSYDDTRDSDVVVITAGIARKPGMSRDDLLGTNAKIVGSVAAEIKQSSPNAVVIVVSNPLDAMVQRAFQVTGFAPSKVIGQAGVLDTARYRTFLAMELGVSVEDIQAMLLGGHGDTMVPVPSCTSVGGIPISQFIKPERLAEIVQRARVGGAEIVGLLKTGSAYYAPAAAVTQMVEAIVRDKKRLIPVAAYCDKEYGVGGYYVGVPVILGSGGVEKIIELNLTEQERGDFRKSIDAVKELVGAMAKLTG, from the coding sequence ATGCGTCGTGCGAAAATTACGATCGTCGGAGCCGGCAACGTCGGCGCGACTACCGCTCATTGGTGCGCCGCGGCTGAGCTGGGCGACATCGTCTTGCTCGATATCCCGATGACCGAAGGGATGCCGAAAGGAAAAGCGCTCGATCTGATGCAAGCCTCGCCGATCGTCGGCTTCGATTCGAACATCGTCGGCACGACTTCCTACGACGACACGCGCGACAGCGACGTCGTCGTCATCACGGCCGGCATCGCGCGGAAGCCGGGCATGAGCCGCGACGACCTCCTCGGCACCAACGCGAAGATCGTCGGCTCCGTAGCCGCGGAAATCAAGCAGTCGAGCCCGAACGCGGTCGTGATCGTCGTGAGCAACCCGCTCGACGCGATGGTGCAACGCGCCTTCCAAGTGACGGGCTTCGCGCCGTCGAAGGTGATCGGTCAGGCCGGCGTGTTGGACACGGCCCGCTACCGCACGTTCTTGGCGATGGAACTCGGCGTGAGCGTGGAAGACATTCAAGCCATGTTGCTCGGCGGCCACGGCGACACGATGGTGCCGGTGCCGAGTTGCACGTCGGTCGGCGGTATTCCGATCTCGCAATTCATCAAGCCGGAACGCTTGGCCGAGATCGTGCAACGGGCACGCGTCGGCGGTGCGGAGATCGTCGGCCTGTTGAAGACCGGCAGCGCGTACTACGCCCCGGCTGCAGCCGTAACGCAGATGGTCGAAGCGATCGTGCGCGATAAGAAGCGGCTGATTCCGGTCGCCGCATATTGCGACAAGGAATACGGCGTCGGCGGCTACTACGTCGGCGTGCCGGTCATTCTCGGTTCGGGCGGGGTCGAGAAAATCATCGAGCTCAACCTGACCGAACAGGAGCGAGGCGATTTCCGTAAGAGTATCGACGCAGTCAAGGAACTCGTCGGCGCGATGGCAAAGTTGACCGGTTAG
- a CDS encoding flagellar protein FlgN, giving the protein MTTSSTSLLIDLIGRKHDCLVALRDLGLRQRELIDAGDMTQLLGVLAEKQRTIVQLQTLEQDLNPFRADDPERRAWSSEAERVRCASLAERSARLLAEILESEKRSEDVLRRRRDDTAEQLAAAQVSGTARGAYAEADRYQPSSLDLSTEY; this is encoded by the coding sequence ATGACGACTTCCTCCACTTCGCTGCTGATCGACTTGATCGGTCGTAAACACGACTGCTTGGTCGCGCTGCGCGATCTCGGCCTGCGGCAGCGCGAGCTGATCGATGCCGGCGACATGACGCAACTGCTCGGCGTGTTGGCGGAGAAGCAACGAACGATCGTGCAGTTGCAGACGCTCGAACAAGATCTCAACCCGTTTCGCGCCGACGACCCGGAGCGCCGCGCTTGGTCGAGCGAAGCGGAACGCGTGCGCTGCGCGTCGCTCGCGGAGCGCTCGGCTCGCTTGCTCGCTGAAATTCTCGAAAGTGAAAAACGCTCCGAAGACGTGCTCCGTCGCCGACGCGACGACACGGCCGAGCAACTCGCCGCGGCCCAAGTAAGCGGCACGGCGCGCGGTGCGTATGCCGAAGCCGATCGTTATCAGCCCTCCTCGCTTGATCTCTCTACCGAATATTGA
- the pssA gene encoding CDP-diacylglycerol--serine O-phosphatidyltransferase — translation MHRIRAVAVLPTLFTLGNLICGFFAIVAAARVEAPTSAETPTTQAIQSVGPMQMMTEWRKEDPVHNCMLAGWLIFLAMVFDALDGHVARLAKVTSDFGAQLDSLCDAVTFGVAPAFLLVKMCPGFTFNHSKLIWIIAAAYACCAALRLARFNVESDDDDDHMNFSGLPSPAAASVPAAFAILFYTLRLDTTTWEHVPRIDTILQTTLPFLALIVALLMVSRIPYPHLMNQVFRGQRSFGHVIGVVFALAAVMVLPGYMLPLVCVGFALSGPVRYAYQELMQRKPHDEPLF, via the coding sequence ATGCATCGCATTCGCGCCGTCGCCGTGTTGCCGACGTTGTTTACGCTCGGCAATCTGATCTGTGGCTTCTTTGCGATCGTCGCGGCCGCACGTGTCGAAGCGCCGACCTCGGCCGAAACTCCGACGACGCAAGCCATCCAAAGCGTCGGGCCGATGCAGATGATGACCGAGTGGCGTAAGGAAGACCCGGTACACAATTGCATGCTCGCCGGTTGGCTCATCTTCTTGGCGATGGTGTTCGACGCGCTCGACGGCCACGTCGCCCGCTTGGCGAAGGTGACGAGCGACTTCGGCGCGCAGCTCGATAGCTTGTGCGATGCGGTGACGTTCGGCGTTGCGCCGGCGTTTTTATTAGTGAAGATGTGTCCCGGCTTTACGTTCAACCACAGCAAACTCATTTGGATCATCGCGGCGGCATATGCCTGCTGCGCCGCGCTGCGCTTAGCGCGGTTCAACGTGGAATCCGACGACGACGACGACCACATGAACTTCAGCGGATTGCCTTCGCCGGCGGCGGCTTCGGTGCCCGCTGCGTTTGCGATTCTCTTCTATACGCTTCGACTCGATACGACGACGTGGGAACACGTACCCCGCATCGACACGATCTTGCAAACGACGCTGCCGTTTCTCGCCTTGATCGTGGCGCTGCTGATGGTCTCGCGCATTCCCTATCCGCATCTGATGAACCAAGTGTTCCGCGGCCAACGGAGCTTCGGCCACGTCATCGGCGTCGTGTTCGCGCTGGCTGCGGTAATGGTGTTGCCGGGCTACATGCTGCCGCTCGTCTGCGTCGGGTTCGCGCTGAGCGGGCCGGTGCGCTATGCGTATCAAGAACTGATGCAGCGGAAACCGCACGACGAGCCGCTGTTTTAA
- a CDS encoding tetratricopeptide repeat protein translates to MAKAEKAAEAAAKPSLADRLRAVRRLPHWVRANGIKAAVIFSVAFSVMGAMLFGWAVMSAKSRQERIEAAYTPSDAFEALDAGDLPKALHIAQLAQRNGNLSTDDAGGPAFIFGVAALHRADTPLIVQQRRAHQIAAHWFEEAYRRGLPEGREAQGLYYTGKSFYLAERYAEAVPILQKALLADAKTAVELRRYLARSLFLKAEPNVAAALEEIDRYLAEKEPDQHDRRVATLERAEMLLRLGRLDDARAAVATIPADIKLAAEASLLEARIVFQQARLAMLPKSDETKLSPSSVLASPAASPEVQTQLNSAVVLLEKAKKLDSMSTVVTTQACYVLGLVYDALGKVDEAAEQFHQAYRRAVDSPEGFAARIQSAHLLRRRDKSDDSVVLYDEVLKEMGPENRYSNRWLPFPELKSRMLASYQDFFQRKQYVAAAKLADLLPRLLDEDLAVQLAADAHAARARQLMAGDGGPPLDARHPPEAVRELYRLAAKLHERLAVLHFSTRDYPEQIWASSKYYLLGRDYDNAARQLRKYLEVDSRIHQASALVGLAEVMLTKERHAEAIVLLKQCLEAHPRDPAVFRARLLLSDVYGEMNQWDKAEKSLLENLESNALTPSGEEWRRSLFALGHMLFDLARYDEAAGRLDEAVERYPEDPETCDARYCAAESHRRIAQRVESEIPTDALPIERAKFSRVAEVEFRKALEHFEQTIQMARTPGPSYFDEVGRLAMLRNALFARGSVLHSLARYDDSIRAYQTAVAAFPQSPAVLDAYLQMADCHRRMRRANEARGTIEQAKLMLERIPKDARFDTVSNYGREEWTRLLNSLGSL, encoded by the coding sequence ATGGCGAAAGCGGAAAAAGCCGCCGAAGCAGCAGCTAAGCCGTCGCTCGCCGATCGCTTGCGCGCCGTGCGTCGGTTGCCGCATTGGGTCCGTGCGAACGGCATCAAAGCGGCCGTGATCTTTTCCGTCGCGTTCTCCGTGATGGGAGCGATGCTCTTCGGTTGGGCCGTGATGAGCGCCAAGTCGCGCCAAGAACGAATCGAGGCCGCTTACACGCCGAGCGACGCTTTCGAAGCGCTCGATGCGGGCGATCTACCGAAAGCCTTACACATCGCGCAGCTCGCTCAACGCAACGGCAATCTCTCGACCGACGATGCGGGCGGACCCGCTTTCATCTTCGGCGTCGCCGCGCTGCATCGGGCCGACACGCCTCTGATCGTACAACAGCGCCGCGCGCATCAAATCGCCGCGCATTGGTTCGAAGAAGCTTATCGCCGCGGACTTCCCGAAGGCCGCGAGGCGCAAGGGCTGTACTATACCGGCAAGAGTTTTTATCTCGCGGAGCGGTATGCCGAAGCGGTGCCGATCTTGCAAAAGGCGCTGCTCGCCGATGCGAAGACGGCGGTCGAGTTGCGCCGGTATCTCGCGCGCTCGTTGTTTCTGAAAGCCGAGCCGAACGTCGCTGCGGCGCTCGAAGAGATCGATCGCTATCTCGCCGAAAAAGAGCCCGACCAACACGATCGCCGAGTCGCGACGCTCGAGCGCGCCGAAATGCTGCTCCGTCTCGGTCGGCTCGACGATGCTCGCGCAGCCGTGGCTACCATTCCCGCCGACATCAAGCTCGCTGCGGAAGCGTCGCTTTTAGAGGCTCGCATCGTGTTTCAGCAAGCTCGGCTCGCGATGTTGCCGAAGTCGGACGAAACGAAACTTTCTCCGTCGTCGGTTCTGGCGTCGCCTGCCGCTTCGCCGGAAGTGCAAACGCAGCTCAACTCGGCCGTCGTGCTGTTGGAGAAGGCGAAGAAGCTCGACAGCATGTCGACCGTCGTCACGACGCAAGCGTGCTACGTGCTCGGCTTGGTCTACGACGCGCTCGGCAAAGTCGATGAGGCTGCGGAGCAGTTTCATCAAGCCTATCGTCGCGCCGTCGATTCGCCGGAAGGTTTCGCCGCGCGCATCCAATCGGCTCATCTCTTGCGTCGTCGCGACAAGTCCGACGACTCGGTCGTGCTTTATGACGAAGTGCTTAAGGAAATGGGGCCTGAGAATCGTTATTCGAATCGCTGGCTGCCGTTTCCCGAATTGAAAAGTCGGATGCTGGCTTCGTACCAAGATTTTTTTCAGCGCAAGCAATACGTCGCCGCTGCGAAACTCGCCGACTTGCTGCCGCGCTTGCTCGACGAAGACTTGGCCGTGCAACTCGCGGCCGATGCCCATGCGGCGCGGGCCCGACAACTCATGGCCGGCGACGGTGGTCCGCCGCTCGATGCGCGGCATCCGCCCGAAGCGGTGCGCGAGCTTTATCGCCTGGCCGCGAAGCTGCACGAGCGCTTGGCCGTGTTGCACTTCTCGACGCGCGACTATCCCGAACAAATCTGGGCTTCGTCGAAGTACTATCTCTTAGGTCGCGACTACGACAACGCCGCGCGCCAGTTGCGCAAGTATCTCGAAGTCGATTCGCGCATCCATCAAGCCTCGGCTTTGGTCGGGCTCGCGGAAGTGATGCTCACCAAAGAACGACACGCGGAAGCGATCGTCTTGCTGAAGCAATGTTTGGAAGCCCATCCGCGCGATCCGGCCGTGTTTCGCGCGCGGTTGTTGTTGTCCGACGTCTACGGCGAGATGAATCAATGGGACAAAGCCGAGAAGTCGCTACTGGAAAACTTGGAATCGAACGCGCTCACTCCGAGCGGCGAGGAATGGCGGCGTTCGTTGTTCGCGCTCGGGCACATGCTCTTCGATCTCGCGCGATACGACGAAGCGGCCGGTCGGCTCGATGAAGCGGTCGAGCGTTACCCCGAAGATCCCGAGACGTGCGACGCGCGCTACTGCGCGGCCGAGTCGCATCGGCGGATCGCGCAACGGGTCGAATCGGAAATCCCGACCGATGCGCTGCCGATCGAGCGCGCGAAGTTCAGCCGTGTCGCCGAGGTCGAGTTTCGCAAGGCGCTCGAGCATTTCGAGCAAACGATTCAGATGGCGCGCACGCCCGGACCGAGCTACTTCGACGAAGTCGGACGGTTGGCGATGCTGCGCAACGCACTGTTCGCTCGCGGTTCCGTGTTGCATTCGCTCGCGCGTTACGACGATTCGATTCGCGCCTATCAAACCGCGGTGGCGGCGTTTCCGCAATCGCCGGCCGTGTTAGATGCTTATCTCCAGATGGCCGATTGCCATCGTCGGATGCGGCGCGCGAACGAAGCGCGCGGCACGATCGAGCAAGCGAAACTCATGCTCGAACGGATTCCCAAAGATGCTCGGTTCGATACCGTTTCCAACTACGGCCGCGAAGAATGGACCCGACTTCTCAACTCCCTCGGCTCGCTTTGA
- a CDS encoding HAMP domain-containing histidine kinase gives MSDHFIRADGAHRSDSYAQSSESAAQHEGAPSGEGPATIELLNLQTVMSAWQDATSRLEQTHAALRSEVSRLSHELAVKNRELARKNRLADLGQIASHVAHEVRNNLVPVSLYAGLLRRRLSDDPGSAEVLEKIQAGLTALDAMVHDMLNFTADKEPTLGIVGVRALVEEVLASLRPQFAAQGIALRLDVATSTIVAADREALRRAVLNLVLNALDAMPHGGELAVTGVDCRNGVELEIADSGPGLSDEARRRAFEPFFTTKASGIGLGLAIVYRLVESHGGNVTACNCPEGGAAFTIRLPRRAQAQEAAA, from the coding sequence ATGTCCGACCATTTCATTCGCGCCGATGGGGCTCATCGTTCGGATTCGTACGCGCAATCATCCGAGTCGGCAGCGCAGCACGAAGGTGCGCCGAGCGGCGAAGGCCCTGCGACGATCGAGCTGCTGAACTTGCAGACGGTCATGTCGGCTTGGCAAGACGCGACGAGCCGGCTCGAGCAGACGCACGCGGCGCTCCGTTCCGAAGTCTCGCGGCTCTCGCATGAGTTGGCCGTGAAAAATCGGGAGCTGGCCCGCAAGAATCGACTCGCCGATCTCGGCCAGATCGCTTCGCACGTCGCGCATGAAGTGCGAAACAACCTTGTGCCGGTCTCGCTCTATGCAGGCCTGCTCCGACGGCGCTTGAGCGACGATCCGGGGAGCGCCGAAGTGTTGGAAAAGATCCAAGCCGGACTCACCGCGCTCGATGCGATGGTCCACGATATGCTCAACTTCACGGCCGATAAAGAGCCGACGCTCGGCATCGTCGGCGTTCGGGCATTGGTGGAAGAAGTCCTCGCGTCGCTCCGTCCGCAGTTCGCCGCGCAAGGGATCGCGCTACGGCTCGACGTCGCAACGTCGACCATCGTCGCGGCCGATCGCGAAGCGCTGCGGCGTGCGGTGCTCAATCTAGTGCTTAACGCTCTCGATGCCATGCCGCACGGCGGCGAGCTCGCCGTCACCGGGGTCGACTGCCGCAACGGGGTCGAGTTGGAGATCGCCGATTCCGGGCCCGGCTTGAGCGACGAAGCACGTCGACGCGCCTTCGAGCCGTTCTTCACGACGAAGGCGAGCGGCATCGGCCTGGGCCTCGCGATCGTGTATCGACTGGTCGAATCGCACGGCGGCAACGTCACGGCCTGCAACTGTCCGGAAGGAGGCGCAGCGTTCACGATCCGTCTTCCGCGCCGCGCGCAGGCTCAGGAGGCCGCAGCATGA
- a CDS encoding sigma-54 dependent transcriptional regulator, producing MNLRSTLKVHDEKSTAPGRVLVVDDHQQARESVAFTLRQSGYAVQCCSSAVEALKRQEREQFDVVVTDLKMPGMTGLEFLAELKRRKAPLEVILVTAYATVATAVEAMRQGAFDFLEKPFNVEALEDLVGRAMRHRTVAAAGLALATVDDAAGPVMIGSSPQMQALRMRIARAAPTNETVLITGESGTGKELVAGTVHALGSRATKPLVSLNCPALSSHLMESELFGHERGAFTGAETRRSGRFEAAHMGSILLDEITELELPLQAKLLRVLQERRFERVGSSETIDVDVRVLATTNRDLRRETAEGRFREDLYYRLAVIPLHVPALRERAGDVPELLDYFLGQAAGRAGCEPCTLSPGARDMLLAYRWPGNVRELQNLMTRAVVLNGGNSISADELRPWLIAGDGAGSSHDAASPAPIGLSLHEMERRLIEATLERYDGHRAKTAEALGIGLRTLTAKIKEYGYPSGAKRLAAAG from the coding sequence ATGAATCTTCGTAGCACCTTGAAAGTTCACGATGAGAAGTCGACAGCGCCAGGCCGAGTGCTCGTCGTCGACGACCATCAGCAAGCCCGCGAGTCGGTTGCGTTCACGCTTCGTCAGTCGGGCTATGCCGTGCAATGTTGCTCGAGCGCCGTCGAAGCGTTGAAGCGGCAAGAGCGCGAGCAGTTCGACGTCGTCGTCACCGATTTGAAGATGCCCGGCATGACCGGCTTGGAGTTTCTGGCGGAGTTGAAGCGTCGTAAGGCGCCGCTCGAAGTCATTCTCGTCACGGCCTATGCGACCGTCGCGACGGCCGTCGAAGCGATGCGCCAAGGAGCGTTCGACTTCTTGGAGAAGCCGTTCAACGTCGAGGCACTCGAAGACCTCGTCGGCCGCGCGATGCGGCATCGCACCGTGGCCGCTGCAGGGCTCGCGCTCGCAACCGTCGACGATGCCGCGGGGCCGGTCATGATCGGATCGAGCCCGCAAATGCAAGCGCTCCGGATGCGTATCGCTCGGGCTGCGCCGACGAACGAAACCGTCTTAATCACCGGAGAAAGCGGCACCGGCAAGGAGCTCGTCGCAGGCACGGTGCATGCCTTGGGGAGTCGCGCGACGAAGCCGCTGGTGAGTTTGAATTGCCCAGCGCTTTCATCGCACTTGATGGAAAGCGAGCTCTTCGGCCATGAACGAGGCGCCTTTACCGGCGCCGAGACACGCAGATCGGGCCGTTTCGAAGCGGCGCACATGGGTTCCATTCTGCTCGACGAAATCACGGAGCTCGAGCTCCCGCTGCAAGCCAAGCTGCTCCGCGTATTGCAAGAGCGGCGGTTCGAGCGCGTCGGCTCCAGCGAAACGATCGACGTCGATGTGCGTGTGCTGGCGACGACGAATCGCGATCTACGGCGCGAAACGGCCGAAGGTCGTTTTCGCGAAGATCTTTATTATCGTTTGGCGGTGATTCCGTTGCATGTCCCTGCGCTCCGCGAACGAGCGGGCGATGTGCCTGAGTTGCTCGATTATTTTCTCGGGCAAGCCGCTGGTCGGGCCGGTTGCGAACCTTGTACGTTGTCGCCCGGCGCGCGCGACATGCTGCTCGCGTATCGTTGGCCGGGAAACGTGCGCGAGTTGCAAAACTTGATGACGCGCGCCGTCGTGCTCAACGGCGGCAACTCGATCTCGGCCGATGAGCTGCGACCGTGGTTGATCGCCGGCGACGGTGCGGGCTCGTCGCACGACGCGGCCTCGCCGGCGCCGATCGGCTTGAGCCTACATGAAATGGAACGCCGGCTCATCGAAGCGACGCTCGAACGCTACGACGGCCATCGCGCGAAGACGGCCGAAGCGCTCGGCATCGGCCTGCGAACCTTGACGGCCAAGATCAAAGAATATGGTTACCCGTCCGGCGCGAAACGCTTAGCCGCTGCCGGCTGA
- the flgC gene encoding flagellar basal body rod protein FlgC: protein MFSSLDVSTSALVAQRMRLNAVSSNIANMSTTRNEAGESKPYDARFVVFQTAPEIGKSEGAAGVRVSEIGTEEQEPIWKYQPGHQDAVKEGPREGWVAYPRISLMTEFTDAIETTRAYEANVGVIEVTKDMTQQTLRILA from the coding sequence ATGTTCTCCTCACTCGATGTCAGCACCAGCGCTCTTGTCGCTCAGCGGATGCGGCTCAATGCCGTGTCGAGCAACATCGCGAATATGTCGACCACGCGCAACGAGGCCGGCGAGTCGAAGCCGTACGATGCCCGGTTCGTCGTCTTTCAGACGGCGCCCGAGATCGGCAAGTCGGAAGGAGCGGCAGGCGTACGCGTGTCGGAGATCGGCACGGAAGAACAAGAGCCGATCTGGAAGTATCAGCCCGGCCATCAAGACGCCGTGAAAGAAGGGCCGCGCGAAGGTTGGGTCGCCTATCCGCGCATCAGCCTCATGACCGAATTCACCGACGCCATCGAAACCACGCGGGCCTACGAAGCGAACGTCGGCGTGATCGAAGTGACGAAAGACATGACGCAGCAGACGCTGAGAATCCTGGCCTAA
- the flgB gene encoding flagellar basal body rod protein FlgB, translating to MLNEMFANSPIPVLEQLVNFSQSRHKVLASNIANIDTPGYRTRDLSVEQFQSKLKDAIHVRDNDASSSLMDSSIHVDPFDKVREGMNNILYHDKSNVGIEQQVAEITKNHMQHNLALTIINSQFRLLQTAVSERA from the coding sequence ATGCTCAACGAAATGTTCGCGAATTCGCCGATTCCCGTGCTCGAGCAACTGGTGAACTTTTCCCAGTCGCGACACAAAGTCTTGGCTTCGAACATCGCCAACATCGACACGCCCGGCTACCGGACGCGCGATCTGTCGGTCGAGCAGTTTCAAAGCAAGTTGAAGGATGCGATTCACGTTCGAGACAACGACGCGAGCAGCTCGCTCATGGACTCCTCGATCCATGTCGACCCGTTCGACAAAGTCCGCGAAGGGATGAACAACATTCTCTATCACGACAAAAGCAACGTCGGGATCGAGCAGCAAGTGGCCGAGATCACGAAGAACCATATGCAACACAACCTAGCGCTGACGATCATCAACAGCCAGTTCCGACTCTTGCAAACCGCAGTCTCCGAACGCGCATAA